Within the Musa acuminata AAA Group cultivar baxijiao chromosome BXJ2-9, Cavendish_Baxijiao_AAA, whole genome shotgun sequence genome, the region ctcgCTTGTAGGGGCAGGACAATACCTcgcgtggcgtctgacattgccactggggttacGTGGAGAGCCGGGCTGccacagggtatgggcgagcctcggtcgacgCGCTCCCGTGCCTCGACCGAGCGCACGGGGTCAAATATTGAGGTTGTTGGCTGAAAGCTGGTGACGTTGGCGCACGTCAAGTCGGCCTTAATGCTTGCTTCCTCGGGTAGTGCGTCCACCTGACGTTGCGCGTCACGttaccatttttacccttatcataaaCAACGTAAATTTCTATATTATAATCGATCGGGTCATTTTGTCGTCAGGTTGTCTGTCGATCAAATTGTGACGGAGAAAGTTAATCGAATCTATTATGTCTCGTTCATGTATTGAGCTATCTTAATGGTTAGTGAGTTGTAGCATAAGTGATGAGTCTTAGATTAACATACATATTTACATGTTTTATATGTTATCTGAAAATGAAAGATAACTTTCGTTTGAGTTTCTCGAGCATTATTTATATTCGAGCAAGACAAAGGATAGAGCCTAACCCAATAATTATATTCTACCATAGTATCGAGGATAAGTGGAGCAACAAGGAAGATTCGAGCAAATGGGTGGAAACCTACAAACCTATGATGGTCACATCACATCATCAACAAGAGGTCAAAGGCAGCGCATGAATATAATTCTACCTTGTGGCGAGGAACATATAATCTCGAAACAGATGACAGAATTTGTGTTGGGAGTTGACATCGATAGTTATTTCCTCAGCTGATGCTTTGATCTTATATTTCCAACAACAAGTTCTTTAATTTGTTAGAGCAAAACTAAATAAAAATCATTTTGATTAAAGAGTACAACGAAACAAGATTGAAATTGAGAAGAAAGATTAGAAAAATACAAAAAGACATTAAAAAATCATCCTAAGATCATCGCAAAGATACAATCAGGAACAGATCCTTCTTCGAGCACGATCATAATGGTGAATGCCATTTCGCCCATGTACgtacaatacaatacaatacgATGGTGAGAAACCTTATGCACACCTCAGTTGACCTTAATTTCTTTATGGTGTAGCGTGAGACCATCGAGCTGCCGACAGAGTGGATGAGACGCTCGAACACCTtccattatatgttttatgtgtgaTGCATGAAGAAAATGGGAATTTGTCTTAGTTTGTCACTGTTCTTCTTCATTTCGCAATTGTCAGAAATGGAGAAGAAAATAATGTATTTTAATTATTAGGACGACTTGAAGTCTACGTGTCGATCCGAGGGGTGCGATCTAGCCTCTGTGTCTGACATCAGGCATCTCGATCGTTCATAAAGCATCTGACACGTGTATCGGTGGATGGCGCCGAGAAGTGGTCAGTGGAAGTGTGTGTGTCGTCTTGTTTAAGACGTTAGACTGGTTGGTGGCCGCAAAAATTTGACGTTGGATTCCATAAGCGTTGCGGGAACGCACGCGAGTCACGCCTGGCTCCACTGTGTCTGCTCCCACTCGCCCTCTCCGCGGCGAGCCCACTGTCCTCCATCTCAGCTGCCACGCTTTCCACAGGAACTCGTTTACCAGTGGCGGtactatcctctctctctctcgcccctatataaacctcaccgtTTATAGACAGCGAGTGCAGCAAAAGCCATCTCAGCTATCTCGATCCCTGTCTTTGGAAAGGATAACACAGAAAAAGGCCAGCACCTGCCTCTCTTCCTTGCTCCATTTTTGTCTTGTTCCCAGTCGGTGGTGTTTTGCGAAGGGAAGATGGTCTCTTTGGTGTCTCGGCAAGGAAGGCAGCTGCAGCGCTACACCAGCTGCGGGAAACGTCTTATCGTCGGGTGCGTTTTCATCTTCTTAGTTCTCAAAAGTTTCAAGCTCTTTTAGCTGTTCTCTCCCTAATCGATGGGAAGACCGGAATCGTGACTCATCTTGATTCCAAGCAATCTTGATTCCGAATCCTGATGCATCTGTTTTCTCCAGAAAATAACTCTGATCGATTCATTTTGCTCAATGATTAAGAAAGAGAAATGGAATCTTGAATGATCGTTAGCCAAGCATACATCATTTGCCTCGTTCTTATGCCAATCGTGTGTGGTCCTCATGTCATGTCATTAGTTTAATCCTTTCGTTTGTACAAGTCATAACATAGCGTTCATATATGACGTGACAAGTAATAAGTTTTCCTATCTCAGAACAACTCTGTTCGCGTTTACCACAAACTAAAGGATTCAAAGTCCCAAGGAAACGAATTCCACCAAAGACCACAAAATTTATTAGCCATAACATGAGTAGTTAATCGATTAGTTTGACATCAATTCCTCCATGAGCAGTCAATTAATTAGTTATATGTCACAAAATGCATTAAATCTCCTCTACGATGTAATATTCGCCTAATATGTCTTGTTTTGTTCGAGCAGGTGCATTCCCTACAAGGTCAAGAAGATTGATAGGATATGTGAACATAACATCAATCAAGTCGTCGAGGTTCTTGTTGTCACCTCCCAGAAGACGAGAGAAGAAATCATGTTCCCGAAGGTAGATGTAACCAAGGAATTCGCTAACGTGCATCTAAACATGTAAACCCTAAGAAAAATACTTGGTGTGATAAGCAAAGAGAAAAGAGTGTGCACCgttccttcctcttttttctctcCCTTCTTTTGACGATCCACTTGCACTCAATGTCTTTTCTGTCATCGTTTATATAGGGAGGTTGGGAGGTTGATGAGACGATAACACAAGCAGCTCGTCGTGAGGCATTTGAGGAAGCTGGAGTGCAAGGACTCGTAGAGGTCTGTTCTGCACACCTCCTTagtcaaactctctctctctctctctctctctctctctctctctctctctctctctctctcttcctatcTTCTTGAAGTTGGAAGCAAAAGTAACAGTGTATACATTTCTTGATCACAGGATAGTCTTGGCAAATGGAGATACAAGAGCAAAAGCCATGATAAGATTCATGAGGCTGTCATGTTCCCTTTGAATGTTACGGAGGAGCTGTACTACTGGCCTGAGAAATCTATGCGAACTCGAAAATGGGTAAGTACAAgagaagcttcttcttcttcacttgtgTTTCCATTATAAGACGACGAGGTTCGGTGTCCGAtcgagttgctcattttgacgtgGTGAAACAGATCAACGTAGCAGAAGCAATGGCGGAGTGCAACCAGTCGTGGATGAAGGAAGCGTTGGATCGACTGGTGAAACGGCTCTCGACTTCGAGCTTGGAGGAGGTGACATCAACATAGCTCGCCTCCTGCGACTGCACTTGCAATCAACTGTAGCTTCTTCCTGTAGATATATTGGGCAGATTACAAAGCAAAGAAAGGAATAGGCAAATAAATGATCATTCTTTTATTCTTGTATCATCATTCTTGTATTTGTCTATGCCTGaagttaattatatttttacgAGAATTTTCCCTTCATACACCTTTGATAAAACAGATATCCAATAATGTTACAAGTTGATATATAAAATGATATTGACCTACTTATGTTTGAGTTTGAAATTTAAGAGTATCATTTCAAAAGTTGAGTAATAAAACTCTCAGTGTTTTCATTATCTATAATTCTGTCAAAAATTATATAAATCATTTTGATTCTTTGGATATTCTGCAAATATCATCCTCAAAATAACAGGTCAATGTTGTACTACAACAATGGTAGGGCTTTCTGAAGCCGATTAGAATCTAAATAGGATTTCAGAGGtctttcaaattttatttttaatataataatataagcaTAATTCTAATATAATTTGGATTAGTCGCTTATTCACTCTTATCTGAATATTAGTACTCCTGTGGGCATAAAAGGGCTAAGTAGGCATTAAATCATGGCATTATCTTCATATCAATTACTTCAGGTATTTTTCTTCGATTTGGATCGAATTGCTAAGGTTAGTGCCTTTGATTTGAATGTCGATGGAAGAGTACGTGAAGTGTTCTGGTGATGGTTGTTGACATGATTTATGTGTGTTTGACCGACAAAAGAGTAGTTGGCTATCTTTGGTCTTTGTGATGATAGTTAATATTATCGAAGACGAAGAGATTTAGAGTCTCTTTTTGATTGAGTTCTTATGTATATTGATTATTTGTATAGTGAGACAATCTCTTACGATGCTTTTTCAACAAAGAAATATAATTGTTGTTAAGGATGAAATTAGTTTTTTTACCAAAAATatttaataagtaaaaaaaagaaagtgaGTATAATTGTTGGAGTAAAAATCAACTTGATAAATCCTCCctctaaaagaaaaataataataagtggCAAAAAATGAAGCAGTATGAATACTTCAAATAAGCGAAAAGATTCTTTATGATGGACggtctgattttttttattttaattaaatataatttaaaataagaaaaaaatcacatatatttatttttttaattacaaaCTATCGATTTAAATCAAAACTGAGATTGTCGGTTTTAATTCTCAAAAATCAGAAATTATAATCGAATCATCTGAATCCGATTTTGAATCGTCGATCAACCATCATGAAATCGGTTCTGATTTGAATCGAACTGTGATTAATATTGATGATGTGAacctttaattatattaattgcTGAGTTAGATATTGATCACGTTGTTCTTGAATTATATTAATGGAGAAGTAAGTAAGTAAATTTCTAACCTTACAAGTCCTCCAAGAGtcttagaacacttggattatagcCTCTACCCACACTTCCGGTGAGGCGTATCAGCAAAACATTCAATTCCTTTCTTTCCGTGCACTCAAAGCAATGGAGATGCTTTTGGCGAGTGTGAAAGGAGCAGAGCTGAACAAGAAAGACTATGCTGCTAATATTTGGATCCATAAATCAGATCTTTGTGCCAATGTAAACAAAAGTAAAACAAAGAACTTAGGTGTGCATCCTTTTCAGATTTGTGTGCATGTGGCTAACACCCCAAGATGAATGTGAAATATGCCTTCATGCAGTCTGAAGTATTAAAGTTGCAATGGCACCTTTATCTTTGTCAGAAACAATCAAAGTTTCTGCCACTGagaaaaatataatgaaaagGAAAGCTGAAAACTATTATTTCAGTACTTCAACAGTCTCTGTGGTTCTAATAAAGACATTTATAAGACTAAAATAAGTattaagataaaatatattagataAGATTAGGAACCTTCAatccttcatcatcatcatactaatattttagatatgttttttatttaatttaaaagtAAATCTTATTTTAACTTTTTTTCCAAGTAATAATAAATTTGTTTTCCAATGCCGAAACTTATAGTTTGTTCTTGTCTGATGGATTAAAAAGAGCAGATCAGATACCGAATCAAATCGATGTTTTATTTCCATTGTTCCATATTCCTCCTCTATAAAGTCTCACCACCATTTGTTATTCTCTATCAAGCTTTGAACTCTCTTGTTCGTGCTTTTTCATTGCACGTCAATGTCTATGCACCACCACCCAAGTGTTTCAAGTGAGCACCCATACAGTGCGTTACCCCACCTCGTCATCAATCGTCCAGCATCGACAACGACGCTGCACGCTCCGATCGAAAG harbors:
- the LOC135621920 gene encoding nudix hydrolase 21, chloroplastic-like translates to MVSLVSRQGRQLQRYTSCGKRLIVGCIPYKVKKIDRICEHNINQVVEVLVVTSQKTREEIMFPKGGWEVDETITQAARREAFEEAGVQGLVEDSLGKWRYKSKSHDKIHEAVMFPLNVTEELYYWPEKSMRTRKWINVAEAMAECNQSWMKEALDRLVKRLSTSSLEEVTST